One Streptomyces hundungensis DNA segment encodes these proteins:
- a CDS encoding phosphatidylglycerol lysyltransferase domain-containing protein, with amino-acid sequence MGEVRLSTTEGTNRSTPRSRTGAAFAVWYLRVVTFINFLSAVWVTLGQGLRRHNTDDYFTPYLLEAGFTSGVVTLFLAVTMRRRKRAAWILNLVLGGLFLLLCAYVMALPGFHRYLQNWISLGLTTAFVVALLVGRREFYAKGDRSNPLAAVVTAVGGLLVTSLIAAVLVSATNTYDGTDQSTFLRRWRYGLMRLVFLVPDDRHTQGVTTPGWVNVTINVLATLLLIAVVYAAFRNRRAVDPLTVEDEEKLRALLDKQGERDSLGYFALRREKAVIWSPTGKAAVTYRVINSVSLASGDPIGDPEAWPGAIEPWLAEARAHGWIPAVTGASEEAGQIYARHGLDALEMGDEAIVETAEFTLEGRAMRTVRQAYNRVKRAGYEVRIRRHADIPAEEMDELLRKADDWRDGATERGFSMALGRLGDPADGQCMMLECFDGDGELRALLSFVPWGPEGLSLDLMRRDRDSENGLIEFMVIELLQRAKEIRITQVSLNFAMFRSVFERGSKLGAGPVLRLWRSLLSFFSRWWQIESLYRSNAKYRPIWEPRFTLFEKSADLPRIAIASARAEGFLEAPGLPKWLHRRHLESQR; translated from the coding sequence ATGGGAGAAGTCCGCTTGAGCACCACTGAAGGAACGAACCGGAGCACCCCCCGCTCGCGGACCGGCGCGGCGTTCGCCGTCTGGTACCTGCGCGTCGTGACGTTCATCAACTTCCTCAGTGCCGTGTGGGTGACCCTCGGACAGGGGCTGCGGCGGCACAACACGGACGACTACTTCACGCCGTATCTGCTCGAAGCCGGCTTCACCTCCGGGGTGGTCACGCTCTTCCTCGCCGTCACCATGCGCCGCCGCAAGCGGGCCGCCTGGATCCTCAACCTGGTGCTCGGCGGGCTCTTCCTGCTGCTCTGCGCGTACGTCATGGCCCTGCCGGGGTTCCACCGCTACCTCCAGAACTGGATCTCGCTGGGGCTCACCACCGCCTTCGTGGTGGCGCTCCTGGTGGGCCGCCGCGAGTTCTACGCCAAGGGCGACCGCTCCAACCCGCTGGCCGCGGTCGTCACGGCCGTCGGCGGGCTGCTCGTCACCTCGCTGATCGCGGCGGTCCTGGTCAGCGCGACCAACACCTATGACGGCACCGACCAGTCGACGTTCCTGCGCCGCTGGCGCTACGGCCTGATGCGTCTGGTCTTCCTGGTCCCCGACGACCGGCACACCCAGGGCGTCACCACCCCGGGCTGGGTCAACGTCACCATCAACGTGCTCGCCACGCTGCTCCTGATCGCGGTCGTCTACGCCGCCTTCCGCAACCGCAGGGCCGTGGACCCGCTCACCGTCGAGGACGAGGAGAAGCTGCGCGCGCTCCTGGACAAGCAGGGCGAGCGCGACTCGCTCGGCTACTTCGCGCTGCGCCGCGAGAAGGCCGTCATCTGGTCGCCCACCGGCAAGGCCGCCGTCACCTACCGCGTGATCAACAGCGTCTCGCTGGCCTCCGGCGACCCCATCGGCGACCCCGAGGCCTGGCCCGGCGCGATCGAGCCGTGGCTCGCCGAGGCCCGCGCGCACGGCTGGATCCCGGCCGTCACCGGCGCCAGCGAGGAGGCCGGGCAGATCTACGCCCGGCACGGCCTCGACGCACTGGAGATGGGCGACGAGGCGATCGTGGAGACCGCCGAGTTCACCCTGGAGGGCCGCGCCATGCGGACCGTGCGCCAGGCGTACAACCGGGTGAAGCGGGCCGGGTACGAGGTGCGGATCCGCCGCCACGCGGACATTCCCGCCGAGGAGATGGACGAGCTCCTGCGCAAGGCCGACGACTGGCGCGACGGCGCCACCGAACGCGGCTTCTCGATGGCGCTCGGCCGGCTCGGCGACCCCGCCGACGGCCAGTGCATGATGCTCGAATGCTTCGACGGGGACGGCGAGTTGAGGGCGCTGCTCAGCTTCGTGCCCTGGGGCCCCGAGGGGCTCTCGCTCGACCTGATGCGCCGTGACCGTGACTCCGAGAACGGCCTGATCGAGTTCATGGTGATCGAACTCCTCCAGCGCGCCAAGGAGATCAGGATCACTCAGGTCTCACTGAACTTCGCGATGTTCCGTTCCGTCTTCGAGCGCGGCTCGAAGCTCGGGGCGGGACCCGTGCTGAGGCTGTGGCGCTCGCTCCTCAGCTTCTTCTCCCGCTGGTGGCAGATCGAGTCGCTGTACCGGTCCAACGCCAAGTACCGGCCGATCTGGGAGCCACGGTTCACCTTGTTCGAGAAGAGCGCGGACCTGCCGCGCATCGCCATCGCGTCCGCGCGCGCCGAGGGCTTCCTGGAAGCCCCGGGCCTGCCCAAGTGGCTGCACCGCAGACACCTGGAGTCGCAGAGATGA
- the pspAA gene encoding PspA-associated protein PspAA: protein MIVRIMGEGQVKLADSHFTELNKLDDELLEQMESGDEQGFRQTLGALLDAVRRLGTPLPDDALEPSELILPGPDASLDEVRDMLSDDGLIPG from the coding sequence ATGATCGTCCGGATCATGGGGGAGGGGCAGGTGAAGCTGGCGGACAGCCACTTCACCGAGCTCAACAAGCTCGACGACGAGCTCCTCGAACAGATGGAGAGCGGCGACGAGCAGGGCTTCCGCCAGACCCTGGGCGCGCTGCTCGACGCGGTGCGCCGCCTGGGTACGCCCCTGCCCGACGACGCCCTCGAACCGTCCGAGCTGATCCTTCCGGGCCCGGACGCCAGTCTGGACGAGGTCAGGGACATGCTCAGCGACGACGGGCTCATCCCGGGCTGA
- a CDS encoding DUF3043 domain-containing protein — protein MFRSRSNAEKAPTDKVTADLSQKSRDPEAPKGRPTPKRSEAQTQRRRASTVPTDRKEAAKRQREARRVDMAKQREALAKGDERYLPARDKGPVRRFVRDYVDSRFSVAEMFLPLAVIILVLSMIRIGSLQNLSLLLWLVVIVLIVLDSVGLAFRLKRALAARFPDEPKKGAVAYGLMRTLQMRRLRLPKPQVKRGERP, from the coding sequence GTGTTCCGTAGCCGTTCCAACGCAGAGAAGGCCCCCACCGACAAGGTGACGGCGGACCTCTCCCAGAAGTCCCGCGACCCCGAGGCTCCCAAGGGGCGCCCCACTCCCAAGCGGAGTGAGGCCCAGACCCAGCGCCGCCGGGCTTCCACCGTGCCGACCGACCGCAAGGAGGCCGCCAAGCGCCAGCGCGAGGCCCGCCGGGTCGACATGGCGAAGCAGCGCGAGGCGCTCGCCAAGGGCGATGAGCGCTATCTGCCCGCCCGTGACAAGGGCCCGGTGCGCAGGTTCGTCCGCGACTACGTCGACTCGCGGTTCTCGGTCGCCGAGATGTTCCTGCCGCTCGCGGTGATCATCCTGGTGCTCTCGATGATCCGCATCGGCAGCCTCCAGAACCTCTCGCTGCTGCTGTGGCTCGTGGTGATCGTGCTCATCGTGCTCGACTCGGTCGGCCTCGCCTTCCGTCTGAAGAGGGCGCTCGCCGCCCGCTTCCCGGACGAGCCGAAGAAGGGCGCCGTCGCCTACGGCCTGATGCGTACGCTCCAGATGCGTCGACTGCGGCTGCCCAAGCCGCAGGTCAAGCGCGGAGAGCGGCCCTGA
- a CDS encoding adenosylcobinamide-GDP ribazoletransferase produces MRRVNPSTALHGVRFAFGTLTVFPARITRWDRATARAGMTLAPLAGLAVGLCAAAAGAGLRALGAGALLAAVGSVAAPALLTRGLHLDGLADVADGLGSAKPAEEALRIMKRSDIGPFGVVTLLFCLLAQIAALSRLFEDGWARGAAGAVVAALTARTALTLASRRGVAAARPDGLGAVVAGTVAGWGALAVAALVTAVCAGTGGLFGPWSAPHFALAAVAGLGAAEVLLRRCLRRFGGVTGDVFGAVAEGCATVTLVALTLG; encoded by the coding sequence CTGCGCCGGGTGAACCCAAGCACGGCCCTGCACGGCGTACGTTTCGCCTTCGGCACCCTCACCGTCTTCCCCGCCCGCATCACCCGGTGGGACCGCGCCACCGCCCGCGCGGGGATGACCCTCGCCCCGCTCGCCGGGCTCGCCGTGGGCCTGTGCGCGGCGGCCGCGGGCGCGGGGCTCCGGGCGCTCGGGGCGGGGGCCCTGCTTGCGGCCGTGGGGAGTGTGGCCGCGCCCGCCCTGTTGACCCGGGGTCTGCATCTGGACGGGCTCGCCGATGTCGCCGACGGCCTCGGCAGCGCCAAGCCCGCAGAGGAGGCGCTGCGCATCATGAAGCGCAGCGACATCGGCCCCTTCGGCGTGGTCACCCTGCTGTTCTGTCTGCTGGCCCAGATCGCGGCGCTGTCCCGACTGTTCGAGGACGGCTGGGCGCGGGGCGCGGCCGGGGCCGTCGTCGCGGCGCTGACCGCCCGCACCGCGCTGACCCTCGCCTCGCGGCGCGGGGTCGCGGCGGCCCGGCCCGACGGGCTCGGCGCGGTGGTCGCGGGCACGGTGGCGGGGTGGGGCGCGCTGGCCGTGGCCGCCCTGGTGACGGCGGTCTGCGCGGGCACGGGCGGCCTGTTCGGGCCCTGGTCCGCGCCGCACTTCGCGCTGGCCGCGGTGGCCGGGCTCGGGGCGGCCGAGGTGCTGCTGCGACGGTGCCTGCGGCGCTTCGGCGGGGTGACGGGCGATGTGTTCGGGGCGGTCGCAGAGGGCTGCGCGACGGTGACGCTGGTCGCCCTCACGCTCGGCTGA
- a CDS encoding S1C family serine protease: MDASLRAGRARRAVPPLTVAVATAVALSGCSGTGPAAAPKASTATSASSAAPQHSGSGGANTLQSDYQRVIKDVLPSVVQIDASNSLGSGVVYDGQGHIVTNAHVVGNERTFKVSTSGSGAAITARLVSSYPEQDLAVIKLDSVPSGLKAARFGDSAKVEMGQIVLAMGSPLGLSSSVTQGIVSATGRTVSEGSAGGGTGATIANMVQTSAAINPGNSGGALVNLDDEVIGIPTLAATDPDMGGSAAPGIGFAIPASMVRTVADQIIKSGKVTDSGRAALGITGRTVVDAGYQPAGVAVVQAPANGAAARAGLRPGDIITRLGDTDIASITALTEALAADKPGQKVQVTYVRDGAKKTAEVTLGEI; the protein is encoded by the coding sequence ATGGATGCATCTCTTCGCGCCGGGCGGGCGCGCCGTGCGGTGCCGCCGCTGACCGTCGCCGTCGCCACCGCCGTCGCGCTGAGCGGCTGTTCGGGCACCGGACCCGCCGCGGCGCCGAAGGCGTCGACCGCCACCTCCGCGAGCTCCGCGGCCCCCCAGCACAGCGGCTCCGGGGGTGCCAACACGCTCCAGAGCGACTACCAGCGGGTCATCAAGGACGTGCTGCCCTCCGTCGTGCAGATCGACGCCTCCAACAGCCTCGGGTCGGGGGTCGTCTACGACGGCCAGGGGCACATCGTCACCAACGCCCATGTGGTCGGCAACGAGCGGACGTTCAAGGTGTCGACCTCCGGCAGCGGTGCGGCGATCACCGCGCGGCTCGTGTCGTCCTACCCCGAGCAGGACCTCGCCGTGATCAAGCTCGACTCGGTGCCGAGCGGCCTCAAGGCCGCCCGGTTCGGCGACTCGGCCAAGGTCGAGATGGGCCAGATCGTGCTCGCCATGGGCTCCCCGCTCGGCCTGTCCTCCAGCGTCACCCAGGGCATCGTGTCGGCGACCGGCCGCACCGTCTCCGAGGGGAGCGCCGGCGGCGGGACGGGCGCCACCATCGCCAACATGGTGCAGACCTCGGCCGCGATCAACCCCGGCAACAGCGGCGGCGCCCTGGTGAACCTGGACGACGAGGTCATCGGCATCCCGACGCTCGCCGCGACCGACCCGGACATGGGCGGCAGCGCGGCCCCCGGCATCGGTTTCGCGATCCCCGCGTCGATGGTCAGGACGGTGGCCGACCAGATCATCAAGAGCGGCAAGGTCACCGACTCCGGCCGGGCCGCGCTCGGCATCACCGGCCGCACCGTGGTCGACGCCGGCTACCAACCGGCCGGGGTCGCGGTCGTCCAGGCCCCGGCGAACGGCGCGGCGGCCCGGGCGGGCCTGCGGCCGGGCGACATCATCACCCGGCTCGGCGACACCGACATCGCCTCCATCACCGCGCTCACCGAGGCCCTGGCGGCCGACAAGCCCGGCCAGAAGGTCCAGGTGACGTACGTCCGCGACGGAGCGAAGAAGACGGCGGAGGTCACCCTCGGCGAGATCTGA
- the cobT gene encoding nicotinate-nucleotide--dimethylbenzimidazole phosphoribosyltransferase, translated as MSRLNLDDFSDLIERPDNGVRRDAEERRERQSVPPGALGRLDELATWLSAAQGANPVRAVERPRVVLFAGDHKVAGLGVSARPAASAHTLVRSVLEGESPVAVLARRQGVPVRVVDAGLDCDPALLPEDVVRHRVRRGSGRIDIEDALTVEEAEAAVRLGVRIADEEADSGTDLVVLGDLSVGGTTPAAVLIAALCGTDASVVTGRGGAGIDDLAWMRKCAAIRDALRRARPVLGDQLELLAAVGGADLAAATGFLLQCAVRRLPVILDGVVSSACALVAQRAAFRAPDWWLAGQSSGEPGQAKALDRMALNPLLDHGVTVGEGTGALLALPLVQAAAALAAELPERADQRTDGTQESVEE; from the coding sequence ATGAGCAGGCTGAACCTGGACGACTTCTCCGATCTGATCGAACGCCCCGACAACGGCGTGCGGCGTGACGCCGAGGAACGCCGGGAGCGGCAGAGCGTGCCGCCCGGCGCGCTCGGCCGGCTCGACGAGCTGGCCACCTGGCTCTCGGCGGCGCAGGGCGCCAACCCCGTCAGGGCCGTCGAGCGGCCCCGCGTGGTGCTGTTCGCGGGCGACCACAAGGTGGCCGGGCTCGGCGTCTCGGCCCGTCCCGCCGCCTCCGCGCACACCCTGGTCCGCTCCGTCCTGGAGGGCGAGAGCCCGGTCGCGGTGCTCGCCCGCCGCCAGGGCGTCCCGGTCCGGGTGGTCGACGCCGGTCTCGACTGCGACCCGGCCCTGCTGCCCGAGGACGTGGTGCGCCACCGGGTGCGGCGCGGCAGCGGCCGTATCGACATCGAGGACGCGCTCACGGTGGAGGAGGCGGAGGCGGCCGTACGGCTCGGCGTGCGGATCGCCGACGAGGAGGCCGACTCCGGCACCGACCTGGTGGTGCTCGGCGACCTCAGCGTGGGCGGCACCACCCCGGCGGCGGTGCTGATCGCGGCGCTGTGCGGGACGGACGCCTCGGTGGTCACCGGGCGCGGCGGCGCCGGGATCGACGATCTGGCGTGGATGCGCAAGTGCGCCGCGATCCGTGACGCGCTGCGCCGGGCGCGGCCGGTTCTCGGCGATCAGCTCGAACTGCTGGCCGCGGTGGGCGGCGCGGACCTTGCCGCCGCCACGGGTTTCCTGCTCCAGTGTGCGGTGCGCAGACTGCCGGTGATCCTCGACGGGGTCGTCTCGTCGGCCTGTGCGCTGGTCGCCCAGCGGGCCGCCTTCCGGGCGCCGGACTGGTGGCTCGCTGGCCAGTCGAGCGGCGAGCCGGGCCAGGCGAAGGCGCTGGACCGGATGGCGCTCAACCCTCTGCTCGATCATGGCGTCACAGTGGGCGAAGGAACCGGGGCATTGCTCGCTCTTCCCCTCGTACAAGCCGCGGCCGCCCTGGCCGCGGAGCTGCCCGAGCGCGCCGACCAGCGCACGGACGGCACGCAGGAGAGCGTCGAGGAGTGA
- a CDS encoding PspA/IM30 family protein encodes MSGVMKRMGMIFRAKANKALDRAEDPRETLDYSYQKQLELLQKVRRGVADVATSRKRLELQLNQLQSQSSKLEDQGRKALSLGREDLAREALSRRASLQQQVTDLETQHQTLQGEEEKLTLAAQRLQAKVDAFRTKKETIKATYTAAQAQTRIAESFSGISEEMSDVGLAIQRAEDKTAQLQARAGAIDELLASGALDDQSGLAKDDIQTELDRLSGGTDVELELQRMKAELMGGGSAGKQAIEGGATTPQDQAPQQSPRFDKQ; translated from the coding sequence ATGAGCGGTGTCATGAAGCGTATGGGAATGATCTTCCGCGCGAAGGCGAACAAGGCCCTTGACCGGGCCGAGGACCCTCGCGAGACCCTCGATTACTCGTACCAGAAGCAGCTTGAGCTGCTCCAGAAGGTACGCCGGGGCGTCGCCGACGTGGCGACCTCCCGCAAGCGTCTTGAACTACAGCTCAACCAGTTGCAGAGCCAGTCCTCCAAGCTGGAGGACCAGGGGCGCAAGGCCCTCTCGCTGGGCCGCGAGGACCTGGCGCGCGAGGCCCTGTCCCGCCGTGCCTCGCTCCAGCAGCAGGTCACCGACCTGGAGACGCAGCACCAGACGTTGCAGGGCGAGGAGGAGAAGCTCACCCTCGCGGCCCAACGGCTCCAGGCCAAGGTCGACGCCTTCCGCACCAAGAAGGAAACTATCAAGGCCACCTACACGGCGGCCCAGGCCCAGACCCGGATCGCCGAGTCCTTCTCGGGCATCTCCGAGGAGATGAGCGACGTGGGCCTCGCCATCCAGCGGGCCGAGGACAAGACCGCGCAGCTCCAGGCGCGGGCCGGCGCGATCGACGAACTGCTCGCCTCCGGCGCCCTCGACGACCAGTCGGGCCTCGCCAAGGACGACATCCAGACCGAGCTCGACCGGCTGTCCGGTGGTACGGATGTGGAGCTGGAGCTCCAGCGGATGAAGGCCGAGCTCATGGGCGGCGGATCCGCCGGGAAGCAGGCCATCGAGGGCGGCGCCACCACCCCGCAGGACCAGGCCCCGCAGCAGAGCCCGCGCTTCGACAAGCAGTGA
- a CDS encoding class I SAM-dependent methyltransferase: MEGLGGLRNVVRQELVARHLDEQIAGRFPVGQRLRVLDVGMGQGTQALRLARAGHSVTGLESDPAMLKVAREALVTEPEGIRERVRLIEGDGRETGVHFMPGSFDVVLCHGVLMYVEEPDAMLAGLARMLAPGGLLSLLVRNADALAVRPGLAGDWAGALTAFDTDSYTNRLGLPVRADRLAVLTRTLDGIAAPLHTWYGVRVFTDNVPNTAELPAADELERLLAAEDRAGRTDPYRQVAALLHLFGVRD; encoded by the coding sequence CTGGAGGGGCTCGGCGGGCTGCGCAACGTCGTCCGCCAGGAGCTCGTCGCCCGGCACCTGGACGAGCAGATAGCCGGGCGCTTCCCGGTGGGCCAGCGGCTGCGCGTCCTGGACGTCGGCATGGGCCAGGGCACCCAGGCCCTGCGCCTGGCCCGCGCCGGGCACTCCGTGACCGGGCTCGAATCCGACCCCGCGATGCTCAAGGTGGCCCGCGAGGCGCTGGTCACCGAGCCCGAGGGCATCCGTGAGCGGGTCCGCCTGATCGAGGGCGACGGCCGCGAGACCGGTGTGCACTTCATGCCGGGCTCCTTCGACGTGGTGCTCTGCCACGGCGTCCTGATGTACGTCGAGGAGCCGGACGCGATGCTGGCGGGCCTGGCCCGGATGCTCGCCCCCGGCGGTCTGCTCTCGCTGCTCGTGCGCAACGCGGACGCGCTGGCCGTGCGGCCGGGCCTGGCCGGTGACTGGGCGGGCGCCCTGACCGCCTTCGACACCGACTCGTACACCAATCGGCTCGGTCTGCCGGTGCGGGCCGACCGGCTCGCGGTGCTGACCCGCACGCTGGACGGGATCGCGGCGCCGCTGCACACCTGGTACGGGGTGCGGGTGTTCACCGACAACGTGCCCAACACGGCCGAACTGCCCGCCGCCGACGAGCTGGAGCGGCTGCTGGCCGCCGAGGACCGGGCCGGCCGCACCGACCCCTACCGCCAGGTCGCGGCGCTGCTGCACCTCTTCGGCGTACGGGACTGA
- a CDS encoding endo alpha-1,4 polygalactosaminidase: MRRALLLLAPLLLLAACTSSPDGPDEGDGADGGSTRPPAPSGPHWKPKPGLTWQWQLKGTLDATVDVQVYDIDAFDQSAAAVADLHRRGRKVICYVSTGAWENWRPDAARFPKDVLGKGNGWDGERWLDIRRTDVLEPLVAARLDMCRAKGFDAVEPDNMDGYRNDTGFPLKAADQLRYNELVARLAHDRGLGVGLKNDLDQIPPLLAHFDFAVNEQCAQYHECDRLTPFVAAGKAVFHVEYELPPARFCAQSKKLGLSSMAKKYDLQVWRDPC; this comes from the coding sequence GTGAGACGCGCGCTCCTCCTGCTCGCCCCGCTGCTCCTGCTCGCGGCGTGCACCTCCTCCCCGGACGGGCCCGACGAGGGGGACGGCGCGGACGGCGGGAGCACCAGGCCTCCCGCCCCCTCGGGCCCGCACTGGAAGCCGAAGCCGGGCCTGACCTGGCAGTGGCAGCTCAAGGGCACCCTCGACGCAACCGTGGACGTCCAGGTGTACGACATCGACGCCTTCGACCAGAGCGCGGCGGCCGTCGCCGATCTGCACCGCCGGGGCCGCAAGGTCATCTGCTACGTCTCGACGGGCGCCTGGGAGAACTGGCGGCCCGACGCGGCGCGGTTCCCCAAGGACGTGCTCGGCAAGGGCAACGGCTGGGACGGCGAGCGCTGGCTCGACATCCGCCGCACCGACGTCCTGGAGCCGCTCGTCGCCGCCCGTCTGGACATGTGCCGGGCCAAGGGCTTCGACGCGGTCGAACCGGACAACATGGACGGCTACCGCAACGACACCGGCTTCCCCCTCAAGGCCGCCGACCAGCTCCGCTACAACGAGCTGGTCGCCCGCCTCGCCCACGACCGGGGGCTCGGGGTGGGCCTGAAGAACGACCTCGACCAGATCCCGCCGCTGCTCGCCCACTTCGACTTCGCGGTCAACGAGCAGTGCGCCCAGTACCACGAGTGCGACCGGCTCACCCCGTTCGTCGCCGCGGGCAAGGCCGTCTTCCACGTCGAGTACGAACTCCCGCCCGCCCGGTTCTGCGCCCAGTCGAAGAAGCTCGGCCTCAGCTCGATGGCGAAGAAGTACGACCTCCAGGTCTGGCGCGACCCCTGCTGA
- a CDS encoding bifunctional adenosylcobinamide kinase/adenosylcobinamide-phosphate guanylyltransferase, translating into MELTLLGTGAPAGLPRPDCPCAACAVARGADARAATALLVDGALLLDLTPGAALAAARAGHSLAGVRQVLLTHPHDGPALELPAGLPAAGRVPDGRRLSLISGHRVVAVPLDSPGTGYEVASPDGERLLYLPPGGAPAGPAEVRPYDMVVADVCGRPDALARLRAAGGIGPATDVIAVHIDHEVPPGRELERRLAALGARAVPDGTTLVVGEYHAVPDVPRRALVLGGARSGKSVEAERRLAGFPRVVYVATGGGREGDAEWAARVGLHRERRPASWRTEETCELAPLLDEPGPPLLIDCLALWLTDAMDRVGAWDDEKWAAGGERALKERTAELVAAVRGTSRTVVAVSNEVGSGVVPATASGRRFRDELGRLNAAFAAECEQVLLVVAGQALLLRG; encoded by the coding sequence GTGGAACTGACTCTCCTCGGCACCGGGGCCCCCGCCGGCCTGCCGCGCCCCGACTGTCCCTGCGCCGCGTGCGCCGTAGCCCGCGGAGCGGACGCCCGCGCCGCGACCGCCCTGCTCGTCGACGGCGCGCTGCTGCTCGACCTCACACCCGGCGCGGCGCTCGCCGCCGCCCGCGCCGGGCACTCGCTGGCGGGCGTGCGCCAGGTGCTGCTCACCCACCCGCACGACGGGCCCGCCCTCGAACTCCCCGCCGGGCTGCCCGCGGCCGGCCGGGTGCCGGACGGCCGCAGGCTGTCGCTGATCAGCGGCCACCGGGTGGTGGCCGTGCCGCTGGACTCGCCGGGCACCGGGTACGAGGTGGCCTCCCCCGACGGCGAGCGCCTGCTCTACCTGCCGCCGGGCGGCGCCCCCGCGGGCCCCGCCGAGGTGCGCCCGTACGACATGGTGGTGGCCGATGTCTGCGGGCGCCCCGACGCGCTGGCCAGGCTGCGGGCGGCGGGCGGCATCGGCCCCGCCACCGATGTGATCGCGGTGCACATCGACCACGAGGTGCCGCCGGGGCGGGAGTTGGAGCGCCGGCTCGCCGCGCTCGGCGCGCGGGCGGTGCCGGACGGCACGACGCTGGTGGTCGGCGAGTACCACGCGGTGCCGGACGTGCCGCGCCGGGCGCTCGTCCTCGGCGGGGCGCGCTCCGGCAAGTCGGTGGAGGCCGAGCGGCGTCTGGCGGGCTTCCCGCGGGTCGTGTACGTGGCGACGGGGGGCGGCCGCGAGGGCGACGCCGAGTGGGCGGCGCGGGTCGGCCTGCACCGCGAGCGCCGGCCCGCCTCCTGGCGTACCGAGGAGACCTGTGAACTCGCGCCGCTCCTCGACGAGCCGGGGCCCCCGCTCCTGATCGACTGTCTGGCGCTGTGGCTGACCGACGCGATGGACCGGGTCGGCGCGTGGGACGACGAGAAGTGGGCGGCGGGCGGCGAGCGGGCGCTGAAGGAGCGTACGGCCGAACTCGTCGCGGCCGTCCGGGGCACCTCGCGCACCGTGGTGGCGGTGAGCAACGAGGTGGGCTCGGGCGTGGTGCCGGCGACGGCGTCGGGCCGCCGGTTCCGGGACGAACTGGGGCGCCTGAACGCGGCGTTCGCGGCCGAGTGCGAACAGGTGCTGCTCGTCGTCGCGGGTCAGGCGCTCCTGCTGCGCGGCTGA
- a CDS encoding sensor histidine kinase, with translation MPVTPIDRARPWLRAHPLALDAALAVGVLICMVIGSFADPHGPNGPTFGTRTPGPRSLVLMTLGAGALVLRRRAPMAVLACTTALAAVELALGAPPAPVAMSAVVALFTVAAHTDRPTTYRVGLLTMVVLTGTAMLFGVPPWYSQEHLGVFAWTGMAAAAGDAVRSRRAFIHAIRERAERAEHGREEEARRRVAEERLRIARDLHDVVAHHIALVNVQAGVAAHVMDKRPDQAKEALAHVREASRSALDELRSTVGLLRQSGDPAAPTEPAPGLAVLDDLLAGFRRAGLPVELARTDEDPLPASVDLAAYRVIQEALTNVRKHAGPGARAEVSVVRVGPNTEITVIDNGTSTGAADGDGGGHGLLGMRERVTALGGSCTAGPRYGGGFRVQAILPVKAAETGATGEGTS, from the coding sequence GTGCCCGTGACCCCCATCGACCGCGCCCGGCCCTGGCTCAGGGCGCATCCGCTGGCCCTGGACGCCGCCCTCGCCGTCGGCGTCCTGATCTGCATGGTCATCGGGTCCTTCGCCGACCCGCACGGCCCCAACGGGCCCACCTTCGGCACCCGTACGCCGGGTCCCCGCTCGCTCGTCCTGATGACGCTGGGCGCCGGCGCCCTCGTGCTGCGGCGCCGCGCGCCCATGGCCGTGCTCGCCTGCACCACCGCGCTCGCCGCGGTGGAGCTCGCCCTCGGCGCGCCGCCCGCGCCCGTCGCGATGAGCGCGGTCGTCGCCCTCTTCACCGTCGCGGCCCATACCGACCGGCCCACCACCTACCGGGTCGGCCTGCTCACGATGGTCGTGCTCACCGGCACGGCCATGCTGTTCGGCGTCCCGCCCTGGTACTCCCAGGAACACCTGGGCGTCTTCGCCTGGACCGGCATGGCCGCGGCCGCCGGAGACGCCGTCCGCAGCCGGCGTGCCTTCATCCACGCCATCCGGGAGCGCGCCGAGCGGGCCGAGCACGGCCGCGAGGAGGAGGCCCGGCGCCGGGTCGCCGAGGAGCGCCTGCGGATCGCCCGCGACCTGCACGACGTGGTGGCCCACCACATCGCCCTGGTCAACGTGCAGGCCGGTGTCGCGGCCCACGTCATGGACAAGCGGCCCGACCAGGCCAAGGAGGCCCTCGCCCACGTACGCGAGGCCAGCCGCTCCGCACTGGACGAACTCCGCTCCACCGTCGGCCTGTTGCGCCAGTCCGGGGACCCCGCCGCCCCCACCGAACCCGCCCCCGGCCTCGCCGTCCTGGACGATCTGCTGGCCGGCTTCCGGCGCGCGGGGCTGCCCGTGGAGCTCGCCCGCACCGACGAGGACCCGCTGCCCGCCTCCGTCGACCTCGCCGCCTACCGGGTCATCCAGGAGGCGCTCACCAACGTACGCAAGCACGCGGGCCCCGGCGCCAGGGCCGAGGTGAGCGTCGTACGGGTCGGTCCGAACACCGAGATCACCGTCATCGACAACGGCACAAGCACCGGCGCCGCGGACGGCGACGGCGGCGGCCACGGCCTGCTCGGGATGCGCGAGCGCGTCACCGCCCTCGGCGGCAGCTGCACCGCGGGCCCCCGCTACGGCGGCGGTTTCCGCGTCCAGGCGATACTGCCGGTCAAGGCCGCGGAGACCGGGGCCACGGGGGAAGGCACGTCATGA